A region of the Luteitalea sp. genome:
GTGCGCGACCGGCGGCCGAGCGTGCGGTCAACACCTATCGGCGCGTGCGACTCATCAACGTGGCCACCGACGCCCCGGTGGCGTTCTGGGGACCGCTCCAAGGGCTCGAGATTGATGGCGGTCGGTACGGCGCCATTTACGTCGGCTTCAACTCCGCGTCCGGCCCAGCGGCCGCCGCGCACGCCGTGGGCGACGCCACTCTCGGGAACCTCGACGCCGCGACGATTCGCATCAATGGAGGATCGGAAGCCGTGCGACTGACGGGTGTCCGGGCGGGCACGGTCGAGCACGTCGGCAGCCCAAGAGATGAGTAATGCCCGTCCTGAGCCCGCCCCGGATCAGCACAGCCGGGACCCGTCCGGGCTCCACGCCCGCGGCCTTCAGCTCTGCCAGGATGGCAGCGCCCGTCTCATCCAGCCCGGCGTCCATTAGTGAAGAACTTTGTCCGCGCACGCGACGTTGGATGATTCAGACGAGGAAATGAGATGAAGACCGATCAAACACACTCCAGCCACCCTGCTCCTATGTGCAACCCGTCAGTTGCAGATCGTCGCCAGGCACGCTAGAATGCAACCAGGAGGTTGCACGTGACCATGAGCACAACGACGGTATCCGATCGGATCGAGAAGAAAGTCTTGCTGCACGCGCCGCGTTCCCGCATCTGGCGCGCCCTGACCGACGCCGGGGAGCTGGGACAATGGTTCGGCGCTAGTGTGGTGTCTCCGAAATAGCTTGTGCACCGAGGGCGCCGATGCAGCGGCGGCCGAATGCCAAGCTATTTCGGAGACACCACACTAGGTTGTCGGGTGTCATCGCTCCCGGTGCGCACATCCGGGGTCCAGTGACACACAAGGACTACGAACATCTCATGTTCGACATCACGATCGAACGGTGTGGAGCCGGAGCGTCTCGTCTCGTGGCGCTGGCATCCCAATCCGATGGATCCGCAAGTGGACTACTCGGCCGAGCCGACCACCCTGGTCACCTTCGAGCTCGCAGAAGTCGAAGGCGGCATCCTGCTGACGGTGGTCGAGTCGGGATTCAACGCGATCCCGTTGGCGCGGCGCGCGGGCGCCTATCGCGGCAACGACGAAGGCTGGGCCGCGCAGATGGAGAACATCAGAAAGCATGTCGACTAAGCGGCATCGCACGGCGGCGAGCAGCGCTCAGCTCGCGCGATCGGTGCCTGTCTTCGCTGCGCTCGGCGACCAGACGCGGCTCGAGTTGGTCAGCCGCCTCTGTACCGATGGCCCGATGTCGATTACACGCCTGGCGCGTGGCGCGAGCGTCACGCGTCAGGCGGTGACCAAGCACCTGCACGTCCTGGCGAGCGCGGGCCTGGTGCGCGGCACGCGGATGGGTCGTGAGAGCATCTGGGAGCTCGAGCCGCATCAGCTCGAACAGGCGCGGCGCACGCTCGACACGATCTCTGCACAGTGGGACAGCGCGCTCGACCGGCTGAAGCGCTTCGTGGAAGAGTAATCAACGAGCGAAGATCGCAAACGTCCTCGGAACACATGCGGAGGCGTTTACTGGCTGCGATCGTTTACCTCAACACGCGCATTGGATCAACGGTTGCCGCTCTCCGGGCAGGAAGCCAACTGGCCGCCAGCGCGACGATGATGAAGAGCAACGCGATACTCGCGAACGTCGCCGGATCGCTGGGGCTAGTACGGAAGAGCAGCCCGGTCATGATTCTGGTCAATGCGAACGCACCGCCAATACCCAGCGTCACGCCCGCAAGCACCAAGACTAGACCGCGTCGCAGCACGCTTCCCAAAATGTCGCTCGGCTGTGCGCCCAACGCGCGACGAATGCCAATTTCTTGGGTACGCAGTGCCACCGAGTAAGCCAGGACGCCATAGATGCCAATCACGGCAAGCAAGAGCGCGGTGCCTGCGAACAATCCCAAGAGCCATGTCACGAGGCGCTGCGGTCCCACCGACGCCTCGAATATCTCCTCCATCATTCGTATATCCGCAACCGGCTGATCGCGGTCGATCGCCAGCACTTCGGCGCGAATGGCGTTCACAGAGAGCAACGGGTCGCCCTGCGTACGAACCGCCAAGTACCCTACCTGCGGCGGATACAGGATCTTGGGGATGTAAAACCGAGGCTCGGTGTCGCGGGTCAATGCGCGCTCGTGCACATCCGCCACGACTCCCACGATCTCGAGGGGACCGGCTTCGAGAATTGGCACGGTGATCCGCTTGCCGATCGGGTCCGCGCCGCCGGGATAGGCCGGCCAGAAACGGCGGGCGAAGCTTTCGTTGACAATTACGACGGGCGGTGCGCTCCGCGTGTTGTCAGCGGCCGTGAATTCCCGTCCGCGCTGAAGAGACGCCCCCAAGACCCGAAAATAACCGGGTGTAATCGTCTGCAAGCCGATCCCCAGGTGACCTGGTTCTGCGATCTCCTGTCCCTGAATCTGTAGGTTGGTTCCAAGCTGACCGCGCGCTGTTGGCAGCGTGCGCACCGCTGTGGCACCGCGCACGCCGGGTACAGTTTCCACTCGACGCACCAACTCTTCAAAGAATGCCGCTCGCTTCTCAGGCGAGTCGTAGCGCGTCATCGGCAAGGGAATCCGCATCGTCAGTAAGCCCGCGGGGCGAAAGCCCGTATCGACACTCGCCAGTCTCGCGAGGGTCTTGATCATCAGGCCAGCACCCACGAGTAACACCATCGACAACGCAACTTGGCCGATAATCAGCATCCCCCACGTGCTGATGCCGACGATTCGACGCTTCCCAGGTGTTCCTGTGCTGGCAGCACCGGCCTGGCGCAGCATGTCCACGACACGCGGCCGGATAATCTGCAACGCCGGAGCTATTCCAAACGAGGCGCCCGTCGCGATCGAGAGCACCGCGGTGAATCCGAGCACGATGCCGTCGATGTGAATCTCATTGGCACGCGGTAGATCAAAGACCGTCATTGTCGTGATGACGCTGGACGAGAACCAGGCCAAGAGCACACCCAACACACCGCCTGCCGTCGCCAGCAGCAGACTCTCGGTGAGGAGCTGTCGGATGAGCTGCCCCCGCGCCGCACCTAGCGCTGTCCTGATCGCGAACTCGCGGGACCGAGACGTCGCCCGCGCCATCAACAGGCTCGCCACGTTGGCGCAGGCGATCAACAGCACGAAGCCGACGGCGCCCAAGAGCATCCAGAGCATCGTGGACACGTTCTTCGTCAGTTGATCCTTCAGCTGTGCCAATCGTAGAGGTCCGGTGTAGACGTTCTTGTTCGGATAAGCCGTGGCGTACCGTTCGTTCAGCACATTCAGTTCCGAGCGTGCCTGTTCGAGCGTGACCCCTGGCTTCAACCGAGCAAATCCCAACAACGGGGAGCAACACCGTCGGAATGAGGGCTCCAAATTGGACCACTCGGCTGGCTGAGTCATCCAAACGTCGACCGCCGGAAACGGGAATTGAAATGCCGCGGGAAGTACGCCGACGATGGTGTACGCCGTTGAATTGAGATTGGCGGTCTTGCCCGCCAGCGACGCATCACCTCCGAACCGCCGCCTCCACAACTCGGCACTGATCATCGCCACAGGCGCGCCGCCGACCGTATCTTCCTCAGCGAGAAAACTTCGGCCCAATGCTGGCCTTACGCCCAAGACGTCCAGGAAGTTGGCAGAAACGCGCGCTCCCTTCAGTGCCTCCGGACCGCCCTTGCCAGAGAGCGTCACGTCTTCTGGATGAGCAAGGAACGCGCCAAGGCCCGCGTAAGACTGGGCCATGCCCCTCACGACTTCCAGTCGCTCCAACGAGAAACGGCTGTCGGTACCCTCGTCTGGGTTGTCCCTTGCGATGTACACCAAGCGGTCGGGGTCGGGGTAATCGAGCGGTCGCAACAGCACGCCGTGAATCACCGAAAACATGGCCGTGTTACCGCCGATTCCGATAGCCAACGTCAGAACCGCCGCGGCGGTGAACGCCGGAGACTTTCGCAGCGACCTGGCTGCGAATCGGACATCACGAAACAAGTCCTCGAAGAACGTGAACGCAAAGAGATCGTGGCTTTGCTCCTTGATCTGCGTCGCGTTGCCGAACTGACGACGTGCGGCAGCTCGAGCCTCCGCCTGGGTCATGCCTTGCGCACGGTGATGGTCCTCGAGGAGGTTCAGGTGAAGTTGCAGTTCGTCCTGCAGGTCCTGATCGTGGTGGCGCCGAATGAGAGCGCGTATCCGTAACCGGCCTCGTGTCATCCAGGCAGGCATGCCTCTACGCCTCCTGCAGAATCGCCGCAATGGCGGCGGCGATCGCGTCCCATCGCCCGGTTTCATGCCTCAGCTGCTTGCGACCCGCCCGCGTGAGCTTGTAGTACTTCGCCTTCCGGTTGTTCTCGGTGAGGCGCCACTCGGACTCGATCCACCCCTCGAGCTCCATCTTGTGCAGGGCCGGGTAGAGCGATCCTTCCTCGACGCGCAAGACATCTTTGGAGATCTGCTCAATCCGCCGTGCGATCCCGAACCCATGATTAGACGTGGGTGCGAGAACCCGGAGAATGAGTAACGGTAGCGTGCCCTGGAGCAGCTCGCCCGACTGTGCTCGTCCCATAGATGCTTGATGGGATGTTGTCGCAAGGAATCATTTCTGTCAAGAACGCAGCCGTGTCTGATTTCGCTGCTGGCGGTCCGGGGAGGGGCGTATTCACCGGCATCGTCACCCACGAGTGCCGTCCAAGCACGCCCACGAATGCGACAGTCGCTCTGGCAGGGTGAATGCGATGCAGGCCAGCCTGTCCAGACCTGGAGCGAGTGAATGGGGTGTGCAGCAACTCCTGGTTCGTTGACAGATCTACTATTTCATAGTAGATCTTGACGACGGATAGTAGGAGACTCATGACTCACGCGAAGCTCACGAAGCTCGAGCTGCAAATCCTGGAGATCCTCTGGGCGCGGGACAACGCCTCCATTCGCGAGATCCAGGAGGCGTTTCCAGAGCCTCGTCCGGCCTACACCACCATTCAGACGACGGTCTATCGGTTGGAAGGAAAGAAGGCCGTACGGCGGATACGAAAAATCAGCAACGCGCACATTTTCGAGCCGATTGTTCCCCGTGACGTCGCACGACACCGGCTGCTCGACGAGATACTGAGCTTCTTCGGCGGAAAAGCGCAACCGATGATGGCGCAGCTCGCCGAGGCGGGGAAGCTGACGCTCGACGATGTCCGCCAGTTGGAGAAGGCGATCAAGAGGCGTGCGCAGCAACCCAACCCCGGAAGGAGTCGCAAATGATCGGCGAGGCAGCGGGGAGGAACCGGGTCATCGGCTTACTCGTGTCGCTCGCGATTCACCTGTCCGATCTGGCGAGGGAATGAGATAAGATGACTTAGTTCATTGACTTAGTCATATTCCGTCGCTAGAATGAGCGGTATGACGAGCGTCAACGTCCACGAGGCAAAGACCCACCTGTCCCGCCTGCTCGACCGAGCGCATGCCGGTGAAGAAATCATCATCGCCAAGCACGGTAAGCCGTATGCGCGTCTCGTTCCGCTGCCGGGTCGCCAGCCGAAGAGGCAGGCGGGGACGCTCCGCGGCTTCGTCGAGATCACCGAGACGTTTTTCGAGCCGCTGCCATCGGAGTGGCGTGGCGAGGAATAGAGTAGCGTGCTTCACACGCGAGTCCTGCTCGACACACACGCTCTCCTATGGTGGGCTGCAAACACGAAGGCGCTGAGCAGGAAGGTCAGGCGCCTCATCGAGGATGAGCGTACGCGGGTCTTCGTGAGCGCCGCCAGCGGCTGGGAGATCGCCACGAAGGTGCGACTCGGGACGCTGAAATGGACAGGTCCTGAGTCAGTCGAATCATACTGTATCGGGCAGGGATTCAAGCTTCTACCGGTGACGTTGGCACACGCAGAGAGGGCCGGCTCCTGGCCCCAGGAGCACGGCGATCCGTTCGACCGGATGCTCGCAGCTCAGGGCGACCGAGAGCAGATGCCAATCGCGACAAGCGATCCGAACATCGCACGGTTCGAGGTCGAGACGATCTGGTGATCACGGTCGACTCACGAAGACTCTGAAAGACGCGCTTCAGCGATACATTGACCTGACGCATCCCATAAAATGCTTTGACAGGAATATGAATAGTGAGGCATATTAGCAGCCGTGATCGAGACGTTGGCTGCTCTTGCGGAGCCGAACCGTTTTCGCATCGTCGAGCTGCTGCGTTCGGGACCCCGCCCAGTGAATGACATCGGCGAGCGCCTTCACCTCAACCAGCCGCAGGTGTCGAAGCATCTGCGTGTGCTGAAAGATGCCGGGCTCGTCGCCGTGCAACCGCGCGCCCAACAGCGGCTCTACGGGCTGCGCGCAGAACCCCTCCGCCAACTTCACGAGTGGCTCGAGCGCTATCGCCAAGTCTGGGATGCGCGCTTCGACGAGCTGGACGAGCTCATCGAAGAGCTCAAAGGGAAGGAGACGTCCGATGGTCGCAAGAGAAGGAAGTGATCCGGCCTCGAAGAACCGCACATCGATGGAGCTCGAAGGCGATCGCGAGATCGTCATCGCGCGCACGTTCAACGCGCCGGCGCGGATCGTGTTCGACGCCTGGACCAAGCCCGAGCACGTGAGCCGCTGGTGGGCGCCCAGGTCGCGCGGCGTCTCCGTCGTGACCTGCGACGCCGACATCCACGTCGGCGGCGAGTACCGTTACGTCCTCCGGCTCGACACGGGCAAGGAATTCGCGTTCTCGGGTAAGTACACCGAGGTCTTGCCGTACTCTCGCCTGGTCTACACAGAGATCTTCGAGCCGACGGCCTCCGGCGCGCAACCGGGGGATGCCGAGCTCATCGTCACGGTCACGTTCGACGAGCAGGGGGGCAAGACGCACCTCGTGTCGCGCAGCCGCTGTCCGTCGAAGGAAGTGCGCGACGCTATCCTCGCGTCTGGCATGGAGCACGGCATGCGCGAGACGATGGATCAGCTGGAGGAGCTCGTCGGGTCGCTTCGTTGACAGCCGCGAGCCTCCTGAGGGTCTCCTACGCGGTCAAGCCTCCAAGCCGCCGATCGATTCTCGGTGGCCGGTCTGATCTCGCGACCAGTCGGTGAAGAATGACGTCCAGGCACACGACGTTGGGTGATTCAGAACGAGGGGAATGAGATGAAGATCGACCGAACTTACCCCAAGGACATAGACCAGTACATTGCGGACTTCCCACGACCCGTGCAGAGCGTGCTCAAGCGCGTGCGGAGCACCATTCGCAAGGCCGTACCGGGAGCCGAAGAACTGATCTCGTACAGGATCGAAGGTATCGCGAAGTTCCGCGCGAATGAGGTCGTCGCGCGCCCAAAGGCGAAGGCGGCCTCGAAGAAGCGCTAGCCTGCGCTACCTTCTGCAGCGAGCTGGCGCGCCTGCTGGTCCTGTCGATCGTGCCCCGCGTCCTCCGCGGCGTCGTCCGTCCAACGATCTACACCGGCAACGCCATGCACGACTTCGCCTACGCGCACCAGGTCGTCCAGCAGTCGGGCCGGGCCATGCCGAATGCTTTCCTCATCCCGATGAGCAAGACCCCCGAGTGGTGGGCGAAGGACTGGATGGAGCGACACACCTATTTTCTGCCGCGGTACGACGCGCAGGGGCAGATTGTGCACGAAGGACACGCGCTCGCGGCGGCCGCAGGCATCCCCAGCATCATGCGGCGGACCTACAAGAGCGAGGTGCAGCCGGCGCCGGAGGAGGCCTACGACTTCGTGAACTACTTCGAGTGCGCCGACGCCGATGTGCCAACACTCGAAGCCGTCGTTGCGGCGCTACGTGACCTGAAGAAGAACCCCGAGTGGACGTTCGTGCGCGAAGGCCCGATGTGGCGCGGCCGCCGAGTGCCGGCATGGCGGGAGCTGTTCGCGTGAACCGTCCAGCGGCAAAGAGAGCGAGGATGCAATGGAGCACACGAGTCGGCGCGACGTGATGCGGTTGTCATTGGGCCTGGCGGGCATTTCGTGGCTGCCTGGACAGGGCGATGGCGATTCGTCCGGCAGACCACGCACGAGGAGAGCGACAATGACCGTCACTTGTTTCATCCGATACGAAATCGATCCGTTTCAGCGAGAGGGATTCAAGGAGTACGCCGAGAACTGGGGCCGCATCATCCCTCGATGCGGCGGCCATCTCGTGGGGTATTTCCTGCCGCATGAAGGCACGAACAACGTGGCTTGGGGATTGATCGCCTTCGACAGTCTCGCTTCGTACGAGGCATACCGGAATAGGTTGAGGACCGATCCGGACGCGCGCAAGAACTTCGCCATGGCACAGGCACAACGCCTCATTGTTCGCGAAGAACGGAACTTCGTGGAAGTCGTTGATGGGACCTTCGACATTGCCGCCGCGCTCGCAGACAACGCGTGAAGCCCTATCTGTCAGCGGAAGAGCCACCAGTACGGACCCAGGTCGAAAAACCACGTCTCGCCGGACCAGTCGTCGACACCATCGTTGTCGGTCACAACGTAGGTATGGCCGTCCGCTGTCACTGCAACCCCTTCGGGCTTGTCCGTCATCCATCCGTTGGTCGCTGCGAAATCAGGAAGCAGATCGTAGACGACCTTCTCGGTGTGGCTGATCAGCCGGTCGGCAGTGGCTGGGAGGTCGACCCTTGCCAGTGTCTTGAGCTCCGCGAAGTCGCCTGTCAGATTGTCCCGCTCGATCACGAGGTACTCGCCCGAGGGCGTCTCGGTGATTTCCGACAGGCCGACCCAGCTGGCATTGGCCGGCTTTGGCGCGAGCTCCCAAGCAAGGGAATCCCAGCTGTCGCTCTGCGGATCGTAGATCCAGATACGGGTCCAATTCGGCTCGCCGCCGACGTTGAGGCCCCCGCCATCGTCGTCCAAGTCTTCGCACTCCCCAGTCGTGTAGTCCCAGCCGCGCTGCTGCGCGACGAGGAGACGGTACGCGCCACGCCGGCCTCGAAGAACAGCGACCCCCTCGAAACCGGAGCCGAGCGTTGTGCGGTTGGTGGATGCGGCGCGGCAGGCCAGGATTTCTGTCGGCAAGCCAATCTCGGTGAGTACCTGACCTGTGAGGTCGGTCTGGATCAGAAGGTTTTGTCTGCTGTCGCTGGCGTTGCCCTCGCTTGCGATCCACAACGTGTCATCCGGCGCCACCGTGATGCCCTCGGGATCGTAGTTGCCGCTCCCGTTCTGGATGGTCAGTGCGCCAGTGATGACGGCCGGCTTGCTTGAAACGTCAATGGCCAAGATGCGACTCTCACTGAAATACGAGTCCCACACCGCGAGAATAGTATCTGGCCGCCCGGGAATCGAGGTCATTCCTGAGAGTGCAGACCATGGGATCGGCGAGCCCGCCCTGTCGCGCGAGACGATCTGCGGGTACTCTGGCGCCTCGCGCGTGAGCTCGTAAATCATCACCGTCGACCGTACGCCGAAGGAGGGATCGTCGGTTTCGCCAGACGCCACCAGCAGGTTGCGGTGCGGGATAGCGAGGAGCCCCTCGGGTCCGAGCGGCGCAGGAAGGAGCTGCGTGAACCGAGGCCGCCCGAAGCGGTCGAGCAGGTAGACGGCGATGAAGCTACCGCGCTCGCTCCCAACGAAGAGGTACTCCTGGCCACGAAACCGGGCGTACTCGATGGCTTCTGGCTCCGTGCCCTTGTTCTCCGACCGGCTTTCCGGATAGTGGCCGTGCCGAACTGCGAGCTCCTCGAGCGAGACTCCGCTGTCGAAGGCGAGAGCCCCTTCCGGAGTGAAGATCGAGAAGCCACGACTGCCGCCGAAGAGGTCGCCCTCATTGGCGGTGGCGATGTTCAGGTGGCCCCACCCGCCTGGGATCCATGCAACGGCATCTGGCTCACGCGGAACATTGGCAAGCGCATCGGCGAGCGCAATGACGTCGTCTTCGGTGGCATCGATGCCGTTGAGCGTGACAACGCCGGCCGGGAAGTGATTGATGACTTGGTGCCGCGCGAGGTCCACGATCACGACGTGGTTGTTCTCCTGCAACGTCACCACTGCCTGATTGCGATGGTTGATGTCGACGAACTCCGGCTCCGGATCTTCTGGCGCGTACTCCGCCAGGCCCGTTAGAGCAACGTCATGGCGAATCCAGGCCGCCGGGTTCTGACCGGTGATCCCGATCACGGTCAGGTATCCCGGAGGATTGCCGAAGGGCGTCTGCGGCAAGCCGCCGACCACACCCGAGGCCTCTTCGCACAGGTCTTCGGTAGTGTTCACGCCCGACACATAATCGTCGTCTTCTACCACGTCGAGGCCGTTCTCACGACCGCCGACGCAGAGCGTCTCACTTCGCTCGTTCTCGATCGCGACGGCCACGAACCTGCGATCTGGACTGATTTGAATCGAGTCTGGCTGACCGCCGAGATCGATTTCCCAGACGACCGTCTTGCTCGGGATGTGGATGACGAGGAGACTGCCGCTCGGATCGAACACCGACTGGCTCGTGTTTGCGGCGACGAGCGCGTATCCGTTGCCGAGGACGTCCACGGACGTGGGCTCATAAACAACGTCGTCCGCAGGAGTCGGGTCGAGAATGATGCTGCCCGCGGGGAGGGGGCTCGCAGGATTCGTGATATCGATGAAGCCAACCTCGCCGCGCGGACCGTCGGTGTAGATCAGGGTCTTGCCATCGGCCGTCGCGGCGACGATCTCGGAGACCGTCTCGTCGGTGATGTTCGGATTGTTCCGGTAGTTCGCAAGGGTGCCGACACGATGAAAGCTACTCTCGCGCCTCCCCTTCCCTAGAGTGATATCCGACGTCACAGAACCGGCCAGTCCAGCACACAGCAATCCGATGGCGATCCTCGTCATCGTCCGTTCCCTTCCTTCCTGCAAGCAGGACACGGCACGCGCCGCCGCGGTCTCTCGCGTCGGGGTGGGCTATGCCAGCCCGCGCCCGAGGGTAGGACGCTACTCGACGGATGTGTCGAAGGGATTACGGGAGGAAGACAGCAGTGTGACGAGTCCTGCCTTGTGGGGAATGTTGCGCCCGCCTTCGCGACGTTGACGGCTCCTGCTACTGTGGTTGCCATCGACCACGGCTCGTGGAATGAGAAACCACTGGCGCACGCTATCGTGCTAGGAGCAGAAGGTGGCAGACTCGAGCGCGGGCTGGCGACATGAAACGGGCTTTCCTGAGACTCGGCAAGAAGGAGCTTCGCATGAGTGCAGGCGCAGTGAAGCCGCCGATTGCGCGCATCTGGCGCGGGCGCACGCCGCGGGAGCG
Encoded here:
- a CDS encoding BlaI/MecI/CopY family transcriptional regulator, giving the protein MTHAKLTKLELQILEILWARDNASIREIQEAFPEPRPAYTTIQTTVYRLEGKKAVRRIRKISNAHIFEPIVPRDVARHRLLDEILSFFGGKAQPMMAQLAEAGKLTLDDVRQLEKAIKRRAQQPNPGRSRK
- a CDS encoding PIN domain-containing protein, whose product is MLHTRVLLDTHALLWWAANTKALSRKVRRLIEDERTRVFVSAASGWEIATKVRLGTLKWTGPESVESYCIGQGFKLLPVTLAHAERAGSWPQEHGDPFDRMLAAQGDREQMPIATSDPNIARFEVETIW
- a CDS encoding type II toxin-antitoxin system prevent-host-death family antitoxin, which gives rise to MSGMTSVNVHEAKTHLSRLLDRAHAGEEIIIAKHGKPYARLVPLPGRQPKRQAGTLRGFVEITETFFEPLPSEWRGEE
- a CDS encoding NIPSNAP family protein, with amino-acid sequence MTVTCFIRYEIDPFQREGFKEYAENWGRIIPRCGGHLVGYFLPHEGTNNVAWGLIAFDSLASYEAYRNRLRTDPDARKNFAMAQAQRLIVREERNFVEVVDGTFDIAAALADNA
- a CDS encoding ATPase, producing MELEGDREIVIARTFNAPARIVFDAWTKPEHVSRWWAPRSRGVSVVTCDADIHVGGEYRYVLRLDTGKEFAFSGKYTEVLPYSRLVYTEIFEPTASGAQPGDAELIVTVTFDEQGGKTHLVSRSRCPSKEVRDAILASGMEHGMRETMDQLEELVGSLR
- a CDS encoding esterase-like activity of phytase family protein yields the protein MTRIAIGLLCAGLAGSVTSDITLGKGRRESSFHRVGTLANYRNNPNITDETVSEIVAATADGKTLIYTDGPRGEVGFIDITNPASPLPAGSIILDPTPADDVVYEPTSVDVLGNGYALVAANTSQSVFDPSGSLLVIHIPSKTVVWEIDLGGQPDSIQISPDRRFVAVAIENERSETLCVGGRENGLDVVEDDDYVSGVNTTEDLCEEASGVVGGLPQTPFGNPPGYLTVIGITGQNPAAWIRHDVALTGLAEYAPEDPEPEFVDINHRNQAVVTLQENNHVVIVDLARHQVINHFPAGVVTLNGIDATEDDVIALADALANVPREPDAVAWIPGGWGHLNIATANEGDLFGGSRGFSIFTPEGALAFDSGVSLEELAVRHGHYPESRSENKGTEPEAIEYARFRGQEYLFVGSERGSFIAVYLLDRFGRPRFTQLLPAPLGPEGLLAIPHRNLLVASGETDDPSFGVRSTVMIYELTREAPEYPQIVSRDRAGSPIPWSALSGMTSIPGRPDTILAVWDSYFSESRILAIDVSSKPAVITGALTIQNGSGNYDPEGITVAPDDTLWIASEGNASDSRQNLLIQTDLTGQVLTEIGLPTEILACRAASTNRTTLGSGFEGVAVLRGRRGAYRLLVAQQRGWDYTTGECEDLDDDGGGLNVGGEPNWTRIWIYDPQSDSWDSLAWELAPKPANASWVGLSEITETPSGEYLVIERDNLTGDFAELKTLARVDLPATADRLISHTEKVVYDLLPDFAATNGWMTDKPEGVAVTADGHTYVVTDNDGVDDWSGETWFFDLGPYWWLFR
- a CDS encoding metalloregulator ArsR/SmtB family transcription factor, whose amino-acid sequence is MIETLAALAEPNRFRIVELLRSGPRPVNDIGERLHLNQPQVSKHLRVLKDAGLVAVQPRAQQRLYGLRAEPLRQLHEWLERYRQVWDARFDELDELIEELKGKETSDGRKRRK
- a CDS encoding PadR family transcriptional regulator gives rise to the protein MGRAQSGELLQGTLPLLILRVLAPTSNHGFGIARRIEQISKDVLRVEEGSLYPALHKMELEGWIESEWRLTENNRKAKYYKLTRAGRKQLRHETGRWDAIAAAIAAILQEA
- a CDS encoding FtsX-like permease family protein — its product is MTQAEARAAARRQFGNATQIKEQSHDLFAFTFFEDLFRDVRFAARSLRKSPAFTAAAVLTLAIGIGGNTAMFSVIHGVLLRPLDYPDPDRLVYIARDNPDEGTDSRFSLERLEVVRGMAQSYAGLGAFLAHPEDVTLSGKGGPEALKGARVSANFLDVLGVRPALGRSFLAEEDTVGGAPVAMISAELWRRRFGGDASLAGKTANLNSTAYTIVGVLPAAFQFPFPAVDVWMTQPAEWSNLEPSFRRCCSPLLGFARLKPGVTLEQARSELNVLNERYATAYPNKNVYTGPLRLAQLKDQLTKNVSTMLWMLLGAVGFVLLIACANVASLLMARATSRSREFAIRTALGAARGQLIRQLLTESLLLATAGGVLGVLLAWFSSSVITTMTVFDLPRANEIHIDGIVLGFTAVLSIATGASFGIAPALQIIRPRVVDMLRQAGAASTGTPGKRRIVGISTWGMLIIGQVALSMVLLVGAGLMIKTLARLASVDTGFRPAGLLTMRIPLPMTRYDSPEKRAAFFEELVRRVETVPGVRGATAVRTLPTARGQLGTNLQIQGQEIAEPGHLGIGLQTITPGYFRVLGASLQRGREFTAADNTRSAPPVVIVNESFARRFWPAYPGGADPIGKRITVPILEAGPLEIVGVVADVHERALTRDTEPRFYIPKILYPPQVGYLAVRTQGDPLLSVNAIRAEVLAIDRDQPVADIRMMEEIFEASVGPQRLVTWLLGLFAGTALLLAVIGIYGVLAYSVALRTQEIGIRRALGAQPSDILGSVLRRGLVLVLAGVTLGIGGAFALTRIMTGLLFRTSPSDPATFASIALLFIIVALAASWLPARRAATVDPMRVLR
- a CDS encoding metalloregulator ArsR/SmtB family transcription factor produces the protein MSTKRHRTAASSAQLARSVPVFAALGDQTRLELVSRLCTDGPMSITRLARGASVTRQAVTKHLHVLASAGLVRGTRMGRESIWELEPHQLEQARRTLDTISAQWDSALDRLKRFVEE